Proteins encoded by one window of Xyrauchen texanus isolate HMW12.3.18 chromosome 24, RBS_HiC_50CHRs, whole genome shotgun sequence:
- the LOC127617588 gene encoding gamma-aminobutyric acid receptor subunit pi-like: MTRLNALFALIFISRILENSLLSAEVKEGEILPPTIQKLMKGYNKYLRPFFDNGPVTVGMSLDIASIDTISEINMDYTATIFLRQRWTDERLVFEGNKSLSLDGRLVELLWVPDTFIVDSKKSFLHDITVENRLIRIFPNGTVLYALRITTTVACNMDLTKYPMDKQTCTLQLESWGYNINDVMFYWARGNESVSGLDTLRLAQYTVEDHYTSVSEAVYETGNYPKLIFHFELKRSILYFILETYVPSSLLVVLSWVSFWISQSSVPARICIGVTTVLTMTTLMMGARTSLPNANCFIKAIDVYLGICFSFIFGALIEYAVAHFCTLHHPDCNHALMYGQHMHDCEEEMNGIVTTIANRSSRVKRRKDPPAPTTVSTPAGESDLTPSSLNASEDNTHEVKEETFNRCAKSISILWKILRPANCCHVENPHHIDNYSRLSFPLSFIFVNLLYWTYYLYF, from the exons GATTCTGGAGAACTCTCTTCTCAGTGCGGAGGTGAAAGAAGGAGAGATTCTTCCTCCAACCATTCAGAAGCTGATGAAGGGATACAACAAATACCTCCGGCCGTTCTTTGACA ATGGTCCTGTTACAGTAGGCATGAGTCTTGACATAGCCAGCATTGATACGATATCAGAAATCAACATG GACTACACCGCAACCATCTTCCTGCGGCAGCGCTGGACAGACGAGAGGCTGGTGTTTGAAGGCAATAAGAGTTTGAGTCTGGACGGGCGACTCGTGGAACTGCTGTGGGTTCCAGACACCTTCATCGTGGACTCTAAGAAGTCCTTCCTCCATGACATCACCGTAGAGAACCGACTGATCCGGATCTTTCCCAACGGAACGGTTCTGTATGCACTCCG GATCACGACTACCGTCGCCTGTAACATGGATCTCACCAAATACCCCATGGACAAACAGACGTGCACATTGCAACTGGAGAGCT GGGGTTATAACATCAATGACGTGATGTTTTACTGGGCGCGTGGGAACGAGTCTGTGAGTGGGCTGGACACACTTCGACTGGCCCAGTACACCGTAGAGGACCACTACACCTCTGTTTCTGAAGCCGTCTATGAGACAG GAAATTATCCTAAACTGATTTTCCATTTCGAGTTGAAGAGAAGCATCCTGTACTTCATCCTGGAAACGTACGTGCCCTCCAGTCTGCTGGTGGTTCTGTCCTGGGTCTCTTTCTGGATCAGCCAATCATCCGTTCCTGCACGCATTTGCATCG GTGTGACAACTGTCCTGACTATGACCACACTGATGATGGGTGCCAGGACGTCTCTGCCCAATGCCAACTGCTTCATTAAAGCCATAGACGTGTATTTGGGCATctgctttagttttatttttggaGCACTAATCGAGTATGCAGTGGCCCACTTCTGCACACTTCACCATCCTGACTGCAACCACGCACTGATG TACGGTCAGCACATGCACGATTGTGAGGAGGAAATGAACGGAATCGTCACCACCATCGCCAACCGATCGTCACGGGTAAAGAGGCGTAAAGACCCTCCGGCCCCAACGACCGTGTCGACCCCGGCTGGAGAGTCTGATCTCACGCCCTCCAGCCTGAATGCCAGTGAGGACAACACACACGAGGTCAAAGAGGAGACCTTTAACCGCTGCGCAAAAAGCATTTCCATCTTATGGAAGATTCTGCGACCTGCCAACTGCTGTCACGTGGAAAATCCACATCACATAGACAACTACTCACGGTTATCCTTCCCGCTCTCATTCATCTTCGTCAACCTGCTCTACTGGACCTACTACCTGTACTTTTAA